One Mycolicibacterium goodii genomic region harbors:
- a CDS encoding DUF1003 domain-containing protein has protein sequence MSEPTSRQRLDTPRAWRGPRLQVDVEAVGRVSESIARFLGTGRYLAIQTIFVVVWIALNLFAVGYEWDPYPFILLNLAFSTQAAYAAPLILLAQNRQENRDRVALEEDRRRAEQTKADTEFLARELASLRLAIGEVATRDYLRRELEEIRDMISELQQPHPTAERAASGKGDGSERRPKRSG, from the coding sequence ATGAGCGAGCCCACCTCGCGCCAGCGGCTGGACACCCCCCGCGCATGGCGTGGCCCCCGCCTGCAGGTCGACGTCGAGGCCGTCGGACGCGTCAGCGAGTCGATCGCACGCTTTCTGGGCACCGGCCGCTATCTGGCGATCCAGACGATCTTCGTGGTCGTCTGGATCGCGCTCAACCTGTTCGCCGTCGGCTACGAATGGGATCCCTACCCGTTCATCCTGCTCAACCTGGCGTTCTCGACACAGGCCGCGTACGCCGCACCGCTGATCCTGCTGGCACAGAACCGCCAGGAGAACCGTGACCGCGTTGCGCTCGAAGAGGACCGCCGCCGGGCCGAACAGACCAAGGCAGACACCGAGTTCCTGGCCCGCGAGCTCGCGTCGCTGCGCCTGGCGATCGGCGAGGTCGCGACCCGCGATTACCTGCGGCGTGAGCTCGAGGAGATCCGCGACATGATCAGCGAACTGCAGCAACCCCATCCGACCGCGGAGCGCGCGGCATCAGGCAAAGGCGACGGCTCCGAACGCCGGCCCAAACGCAGTGGCTGA
- a CDS encoding DUF4190 domain-containing protein, which translates to MTNPDGSAGGTPPSGSGEPPAYQPGYPSAQPDPFAPVDYPYGPPPAAYPPPYPGPGVAGYPAPAPGYPYVPFDPYGRPPGTNGLAVASLVCSLAGMLCCLPGPAGLILGILGMRETRRTGQEGYGIAVAGTVIGALVTVGILLYIVFLLIGVAVAPN; encoded by the coding sequence ATGACAAACCCGGACGGCTCCGCGGGCGGAACGCCGCCATCCGGATCGGGCGAACCACCCGCCTACCAGCCCGGATACCCATCTGCGCAGCCGGATCCGTTTGCGCCGGTGGACTATCCCTACGGCCCGCCGCCGGCAGCGTACCCACCTCCCTATCCCGGTCCCGGTGTCGCCGGGTATCCGGCGCCGGCACCGGGGTACCCGTATGTGCCGTTCGATCCGTACGGCAGGCCGCCCGGCACCAACGGGCTCGCGGTGGCCTCGCTGGTGTGCTCGCTGGCCGGGATGCTGTGCTGCCTGCCCGGACCCGCCGGGCTGATCCTCGGGATCCTCGGGATGCGCGAGACCCGCCGCACCGGCCAGGAGGGCTACGGGATCGCCGTGGCGGGCACCGTGATCGGCGCCCTCGTGACCGTGGGCATCCTGCTGTACATCGTGTTCCTCCTCATCGGCGTGGCCGTCGCCCCGAACTGA
- a CDS encoding magnesium transporter MgtE N-terminal domain-containing protein: protein MAAVNRVYAARLAGLVVLGPDGESVGRVRDVVISISIVRQQPRVIGLVVELLTRRRIFVPILRVTAIEPGAVTLATGSVSLRKFVQRPGEVLVLGQVLETRVRVEDPDLPELAGVDVVVVDLGIEQTRTRDWVVTRFAVRQQRRLGRRSNLYVVEWQNVHGLTPSGLAMPDQGVASLLEQFEGQRPIEVAEALRELPPKRRYELFRALDDERLADVLAELPEDEQADVLRGLNTERAALVLEAMDPDDAADLLGAMTPADAEVLLGRMDPEDSEDVRRLLSHSPDTAGGLMTSEPVVLAPDTTVAEALARVRDPDLTPALASLAFVARPPTATPTGHYLGCVHLQRLLREPPATLVSGIVDNDLPTLSPEDSLAAVTRYFAAYNLVCGPVVDSQNHLVGAVSVDDVLDHLLPDDWRETDEPELRVSGS, encoded by the coding sequence ATGGCGGCGGTGAACAGGGTCTACGCGGCCCGACTTGCGGGGCTTGTGGTCCTGGGCCCCGATGGCGAGTCCGTCGGCCGCGTACGCGATGTGGTGATCAGCATCAGCATCGTCCGTCAACAGCCGAGGGTCATCGGACTCGTCGTCGAATTGCTCACCCGAAGAAGGATTTTCGTCCCGATTCTGCGGGTCACCGCGATCGAGCCGGGTGCGGTGACGCTCGCGACGGGCAGTGTGTCGCTGCGCAAGTTCGTCCAGCGGCCGGGTGAGGTGCTGGTGCTGGGCCAGGTCCTGGAGACGCGGGTGCGCGTCGAGGATCCGGACCTGCCCGAGCTCGCCGGGGTCGACGTCGTGGTGGTCGATCTGGGCATCGAGCAGACCCGGACACGCGATTGGGTGGTGACACGTTTCGCGGTGCGCCAGCAGCGCCGGCTTGGCCGACGCAGCAACCTGTACGTCGTCGAATGGCAGAACGTGCACGGCCTGACGCCGTCGGGTCTCGCCATGCCCGATCAGGGTGTCGCGTCGCTGCTGGAGCAGTTCGAGGGGCAGCGCCCGATCGAGGTGGCCGAGGCGCTGCGCGAGCTCCCGCCGAAACGCCGCTACGAGCTGTTCCGCGCCCTCGACGACGAGCGGCTCGCCGACGTGCTGGCGGAGCTGCCCGAGGACGAGCAGGCAGATGTCCTGCGCGGGCTCAACACCGAACGGGCCGCCCTGGTGCTGGAGGCCATGGACCCCGACGACGCCGCCGACCTGCTGGGTGCGATGACACCGGCCGACGCCGAGGTGCTGCTGGGGCGGATGGATCCCGAGGACTCCGAGGATGTGCGCCGGCTGTTGAGCCACTCCCCCGACACCGCGGGCGGTCTGATGACCTCCGAACCCGTCGTGCTGGCCCCCGACACCACGGTCGCCGAGGCACTGGCACGTGTGCGTGATCCCGATCTGACGCCTGCCCTGGCCTCACTGGCCTTCGTCGCGCGCCCACCCACCGCCACGCCGACGGGTCACTACCTGGGCTGCGTGCATCTGCAGCGGCTGCTGCGCGAACCGCCGGCCACGCTGGTCAGCGGCATCGTCGACAACGATCTGCCCACCTTGAGCCCCGAGGACTCCCTCGCCGCGGTGACCCGCTACTTCGCCGCGTACAACCTCGTGTGCGGGCCGGTCGTCGACTCACAGAACCACCTGGTGGGCGCGGTCTCGGTCGACGACGTGCTCGATCACCTGCTGCCCGATGACTGGCGAGAAACGGACGAACCCGAGCTGCGGGTGAGCGGCTCATGA
- a CDS encoding HpcH/HpaI aldolase/citrate lyase family protein, translating to MDNTYRPRRTCLSVPGSSAKMIEKAKTLPADQVFLDLEDAVAPDAKAQARTQVAVALAEDGWAGQLRGVRVNDWTTPWTYSDIIEVVSTAGAHLDLIVLPKVTDVAHVQALDLLLTQLERTHGLPVGRIGIEPQIEDARGLTNVDAIAAGPRVQALVLGPGDMAASLRMRTLEVGAQPDGYDIGDAHHHVLMRILVAARANGINAIDGPYVKVRDIEGFRRVAGRSAALGYDGKWVLHPDQIAAGNEIFAPRQEDYDHAELILEAYEWHTSQAGGARGAVMLGDEMIDEASRKMALVIAAKGRAAGLSRTGERFSPPA from the coding sequence GTGGACAACACGTATCGGCCCCGTAGAACCTGCCTCTCGGTCCCGGGAAGCAGTGCCAAGATGATCGAGAAGGCGAAAACCCTGCCTGCGGATCAGGTCTTTCTCGACCTCGAGGACGCGGTGGCGCCCGACGCCAAGGCGCAGGCGCGCACGCAGGTCGCGGTGGCGCTCGCCGAGGACGGCTGGGCCGGGCAGTTGCGTGGTGTCCGGGTCAACGACTGGACCACGCCATGGACCTACTCGGACATCATCGAGGTGGTCTCCACAGCGGGTGCGCATCTCGACCTCATCGTGCTGCCGAAGGTGACCGATGTGGCGCACGTGCAGGCGCTCGATCTGCTGTTGACCCAACTCGAGCGGACGCACGGCCTGCCCGTCGGCCGCATCGGGATCGAGCCGCAGATCGAGGATGCCCGCGGGCTGACCAACGTCGACGCGATCGCGGCCGGGCCGCGGGTCCAGGCGCTCGTGCTCGGCCCAGGGGACATGGCGGCGAGCCTGCGCATGCGCACGCTCGAAGTGGGTGCCCAGCCCGACGGTTACGACATCGGCGATGCGCACCACCACGTGCTGATGCGGATCCTGGTCGCTGCGCGTGCCAATGGCATCAACGCGATCGACGGCCCGTACGTGAAGGTGCGTGACATCGAGGGGTTCCGCAGGGTTGCCGGACGTTCCGCGGCGTTGGGTTACGACGGCAAGTGGGTACTGCATCCCGACCAGATCGCCGCGGGCAACGAGATCTTCGCACCGCGCCAAGAGGACTACGACCACGCCGAGCTGATCCTGGAGGCCTACGAGTGGCACACCTCGCAGGCAGGCGGAGCCAGGGGTGCGGTCATGCTCGGCGACGAGATGATCGACGAGGCGAGCCGCAAGATGGCCTTGGTGATCGCGGCCAAGGGACGTGCGGCCGGGCTGTCGCGCACCGGTGAGCGGTTCAGCCCGCCTGCCTGA
- a CDS encoding lytic transglycosylase domain-containing protein, translating into MRIGGGAAIQAARRRAGQLMRTPIVGVAALAPLILAGAVGASAPPHHGMSQAAVTPLAAVEPQVDRDGPAVVAAAKAPTRFHIATTTAVSAPPPAVVVNSPGALGIPGMALNAYRNAERMMAAAYPGCGVSWNLLAGIGRIESMHANGGATDARGTAVRPIYGPALDGTLPGNEIIVQSAQAGRVTYARAMGPMQFLPGTWARYASDGDGDGKAEVQNLFDASLAAARYLCSGGLNLRDQSQVMTAILRYNNSVAYAHNVLGWAAAYATGVVPVDLPPITGSIPALGDTHLERREGLGPGLPTSALGLPADDPLALIPVLDSNVTATRVPATNLPGFAPGQVLGPLPGPADAVPTAPAAPPEPPRWIPPWEQPPRQPECVVFCLGEQAPPPPPPGPAPAPAPGPALGPAPGPAPGPA; encoded by the coding sequence GTGCGCATAGGGGGAGGTGCGGCCATCCAGGCCGCTCGACGCCGTGCGGGCCAACTCATGCGCACCCCCATCGTCGGTGTCGCGGCCCTGGCCCCGCTCATCCTCGCCGGCGCCGTCGGCGCGTCTGCCCCACCGCACCACGGCATGAGCCAGGCCGCGGTGACCCCGCTGGCCGCGGTCGAACCGCAGGTGGACCGGGACGGTCCCGCTGTGGTGGCGGCGGCCAAGGCGCCCACCAGATTCCACATCGCCACCACCACAGCGGTATCCGCACCGCCTCCCGCGGTCGTGGTCAATTCCCCAGGCGCACTTGGCATTCCGGGAATGGCGCTGAACGCCTACCGCAATGCCGAACGCATGATGGCCGCGGCCTACCCCGGCTGTGGGGTGAGCTGGAACCTGCTGGCCGGAATCGGGCGAATCGAGTCGATGCACGCCAACGGCGGCGCGACCGACGCCCGCGGCACCGCGGTGCGCCCCATCTACGGCCCCGCGCTCGACGGCACACTGCCCGGCAACGAGATCATCGTGCAGAGCGCCCAGGCCGGCCGCGTGACTTACGCCCGCGCCATGGGTCCCATGCAGTTCCTCCCCGGCACGTGGGCGCGGTACGCCTCCGACGGCGACGGTGACGGCAAGGCCGAGGTGCAGAACCTGTTCGACGCGTCGCTGGCCGCCGCGCGGTACCTGTGCAGCGGTGGACTGAACCTGCGCGACCAGTCGCAGGTGATGACCGCGATCCTGCGGTACAACAACTCGGTCGCCTACGCGCACAACGTGCTCGGCTGGGCCGCGGCCTACGCGACCGGCGTGGTACCGGTCGATCTGCCGCCCATCACGGGCTCGATCCCGGCGCTCGGCGACACCCACCTCGAACGCCGCGAGGGCCTCGGCCCCGGCCTGCCGACCAGCGCGCTCGGCCTGCCCGCGGACGATCCGCTCGCGCTGATCCCGGTGCTCGACAGCAATGTCACCGCGACGCGGGTGCCCGCCACCAACCTGCCCGGCTTCGCACCGGGCCAGGTGCTCGGGCCGCTGCCCGGGCCCGCCGACGCCGTGCCAACCGCACCTGCCGCCCCGCCGGAGCCGCCCCGCTGGATCCCGCCGTGGGAGCAGCCGCCGCGACAGCCCGAGTGCGTCGTGTTCTGCCTCGGTGAGCAGGCACCTCCCCCGCCTCCGCCCGGTCCGGCGCCCGCGCCGGCCCCGGGTCCGGCGCTCGGCCCCGCGCCTGGCCCCGCCCCGGGTCCGGCCTGA